The Verrucomicrobiia bacterium genomic interval TGCAGCTGATCATGACGAATCAGAACAAGGTGATCACGGATGAGGCTCCCCGCATCACCAAAAATGGATCGTCGAAACTCCCCGTTCCGCCGATTTCAGATCGCCCGCTGCTGGCGGATGCAACCATCAGTGAAAGCGTGAATGGGAATCCTCGCAACGCAGGAAGCTTCATCAGGGTGGAAGGCGACTTCACGGAACGCCCTGGAGTGAAGAAGCCTCACGCAAGTCCGCACACTCGCGGGAACTTCCCAATCGGTGGCAATATTACATTCAAGGACGGTCACGTTGAATGGCGCAAGTTCGAGAGCATGTTTCAACGGGCCACAGGTGCCCGCGGCTTTTGGTGGTAGGCTTCCAATCTGGCTTCAATCCCGGCTTCTTTTCATGAAGCCGGGATTTTCATTCTTTTCCCGCGATTGCCGCCGCTGCTAGCTTCCGCGCATGCGAATTCTTTCAGGCATCCAGCCCTCGGGCGCCCTGCACATCGGGAACTATTTTGGAATGATGCGCCCCGCCATCGAGCTTCAGGAGAAGGGCGACGCCTATTATTTCATCGCGGACTACCATTCCATGACGTCGCTGTTCGATCCCGCGCAACGACGCCGGAACACGCTGGATGTCGCCCTGGATTTCCTTGCATGCGGACTGGATCCAAAAAGATCGGTCTTTTTCCGGCAATCCGATGTGCCCGAAGTTTGTGAGCTTTCCTGGATCCTGACGACGCTGACGCCGATGGGATTGCTGGAGCGGGCAACCAGCTACAAGGACAAGGTGGCCAAGGGTATTTCGGCGAATCATGGCCTGTTCGCGTATCCCGTTCTCATGGCGGCCGATATTCTCATCTACGATTCCAACGTTGTTCCAGTGGGCCGTGACCAGAAGCAGCATGTTGAAATGACGCGCGATATTGCGAGCAAGTTTAACGAACAGTATGGCGAAACATTCGTCCTTCCGCAGCCGCAAATCCGCGATGAAGTGGCCGTGGTTCCGGGAACAGACGGCCAGAAAATGAGCAAGAGCTATGGCAACACCATTGAAATATTTGGGGAGGAGAAGGCACTTCGAAAGAAGGTGATGTCGATCCTGATGGACAGTCGCGCGCCTGGGGATCCGAAGCCTGATGCTGACAAAAACAATGCGATCCAATTGCTCAGGCTGGTCGCTCCTCTTGAAGTTGCTCAAGAGCAGGAGGAACGTTTGCGTGCGGGAGGGTACGGTTACGGCGATTTAAAGAAGACGCTTTTCGACCAATATTGGAACTACTTCGCGAATGCCCGGGCCCGGCGGGCAGAATTGGCGGCCAATCTTGACTACGTGCAACAGGTGCTTGGAGAAGGTGCGGCGAAAGCACGGATCAAAGCGCGCGATGTGCTTAAGCGCGCGCGCCGGGCGAGCGGCTTGGAATAACTGCGACCGCGGTGTGCACGCCGCGGTCAACAAGCCCAGACTACTGCGGTTTGGTTCGTGGCCCCAGCAGGCGGAGCACTTCGTTGAGCGGCGAAACATTTGTCGCGGGTGCCGCGTTTGTTGTTAGAGACTGTGCTGCGGTGCTGCCTGCAGCCGGAGCCGAGATGGTCCCTGGCGGCGCGTTGGTGGGAGATGCGGCAGGACGGCCGCCGAGAATGCTCCCCAACCCCTGCAGAACATTTCCAACCGCCGAGTTGGTTGCCGTAGCGCCCGGAACCAGACTGCCCAATTGCTGCAGGAGAGATCCCGCCAGCACCTTCTTGTCGATTTGCGCCTTGGGATTGCCGATCGTTCCGCCTTCAGAAAAAAAGTCAGGCAGTTTCACGTAGGCTGCGTTGGTGGGGGTGTCTGATGAAACCATTTTGAGGCGCTCTGCAAGCGGGCGCGCAAGGGCGATTGAGACGGGAAAATGGATTTCGGAATTTGTGAGCACTGGCGCGAGCGTCACCGTTCCTCGAGCGTCGGCCCGGAATACAGTGCTTCGCACGGTTGCCTGCTCGAGCTCGATCTTGCCGTCTGCCGCAGATCCGCGAGCGGCGATGACGTCGATGGGCGAATTGGTGATGTCGCCACTAAAGCTTCCAGCCAGGCCGCGGGTCAACGTGCTGCCCAGTCCGCTGACAAGGCTGCCCAACGCGGCTTCGGGATTTTGGGCCAGTTGCGGCACCATT includes:
- the trpS gene encoding tryptophan--tRNA ligase, producing MRILSGIQPSGALHIGNYFGMMRPAIELQEKGDAYYFIADYHSMTSLFDPAQRRRNTLDVALDFLACGLDPKRSVFFRQSDVPEVCELSWILTTLTPMGLLERATSYKDKVAKGISANHGLFAYPVLMAADILIYDSNVVPVGRDQKQHVEMTRDIASKFNEQYGETFVLPQPQIRDEVAVVPGTDGQKMSKSYGNTIEIFGEEKALRKKVMSILMDSRAPGDPKPDADKNNAIQLLRLVAPLEVAQEQEERLRAGGYGYGDLKKTLFDQYWNYFANARARRAELAANLDYVQQVLGEGAAKARIKARDVLKRARRASGLE